A single region of the Desulfuromonas sp. genome encodes:
- the rpiB gene encoding ribose 5-phosphate isomerase B, with protein sequence MIIIASDHGGLELKETVKQALQDRGVEVRDLGTMNSDSVDYPDFGAKVAGALARGEADRGILICGTGIGMSIVANKFPGVRAALISDEFTAQMSKEHNNANVIVMGGRVLNSEQACRMVNVWLDTSFEGGRHQKRLDKIAQIEENVRAGRV encoded by the coding sequence ATGATCATCATCGCAAGCGACCACGGGGGCCTGGAACTCAAGGAGACCGTCAAGCAGGCTCTTCAGGACAGAGGTGTCGAGGTCCGGGACCTGGGGACCATGAACAGCGATTCGGTGGACTATCCCGACTTCGGAGCTAAGGTCGCCGGGGCGCTGGCTCGCGGAGAGGCCGATCGGGGTATTCTGATCTGCGGCACGGGGATCGGGATGTCCATCGTTGCCAACAAGTTTCCCGGAGTGCGGGCGGCGCTTATCAGCGACGAATTTACCGCCCAAATGTCCAAGGAGCACAACAACGCCAACGTGATCGTCATGGGGGGCCGGGTCCTGAACTCTGAACAGGCGTGCCGGATGGTGAACGTCTGGCTTGACACCTCTTTCGAGGGCGGCCGCCATCAAAAGCGCCTCGATAAAATCGCCCAGATCGAGGAAAACGTCAGGGCCGGCCGAGTTTGA
- the fabF gene encoding beta-ketoacyl-ACP synthase II — protein MRKVVVTGVGTISALGIGAEENWQALMAGRSGIGPITHFDASEFPTQIAGEVKNFNAEEFIDKKEIKKMDLFIQYALAAADKAMLDSGLEITEENAERVGVLVGAGLGGLPAIEKYHNAMLERGYKKISPFFIPMLIINLAPGHISIRYGAKGPNLSSVSACATGTHSIGDAFRMIQRGDADAMIAGGTEATITSLGIGGFNVMKALSTRNDDPEGASRPFEKGRDGFVMAEGAGIVILEEYEAAKKRGAKIYGEVCGYGLTGDAHHLTAPAPGGEWAARCMKMALDGAGARPEDVDYINAHGTSTHFNDLYETMAIKNVFGDHARKVMISSTKSMTGHALGAAGGLEAVYALMAMERGEVPPTINYHEPDPECDLDYVPNEGRRGQVRMSMSNSFGFGGTNATLLFRKV, from the coding sequence ATGCGCAAAGTTGTTGTGACTGGTGTCGGCACCATCTCCGCCCTCGGCATCGGGGCCGAAGAGAACTGGCAGGCCCTTATGGCAGGCCGGTCAGGGATCGGCCCCATAACCCACTTCGACGCATCCGAATTTCCGACCCAGATCGCCGGTGAGGTCAAGAATTTCAACGCCGAAGAGTTCATCGACAAGAAGGAAATCAAGAAGATGGACCTTTTCATCCAGTATGCCCTGGCGGCTGCCGATAAGGCCATGCTGGACTCTGGATTGGAAATTACCGAGGAGAACGCCGAACGTGTCGGTGTCCTCGTGGGGGCCGGCCTGGGCGGGCTTCCCGCTATCGAGAAGTATCACAACGCGATGCTTGAAAGGGGATACAAGAAGATCTCCCCGTTTTTCATCCCCATGCTGATCATTAACCTCGCGCCCGGCCATATCTCGATCCGCTACGGCGCCAAGGGCCCCAACCTCTCTTCGGTGTCCGCCTGCGCCACGGGAACTCACTCCATTGGGGACGCTTTTCGCATGATTCAGCGAGGCGACGCCGATGCTATGATCGCCGGCGGTACCGAGGCCACGATCACCTCCCTGGGGATCGGCGGATTTAACGTCATGAAGGCGCTGTCGACACGGAATGACGACCCCGAGGGAGCGAGCCGCCCCTTCGAAAAGGGTCGCGACGGTTTCGTCATGGCCGAGGGTGCGGGTATCGTGATCCTGGAGGAATATGAAGCGGCCAAGAAGCGGGGCGCCAAAATCTACGGAGAGGTCTGCGGTTACGGCCTCACCGGCGACGCTCACCACCTGACCGCCCCCGCCCCCGGCGGGGAATGGGCCGCCCGGTGCATGAAAATGGCTCTTGACGGCGCTGGCGCCCGCCCAGAAGATGTCGATTACATCAATGCCCATGGCACATCTACCCACTTCAACGACCTCTACGAAACCATGGCCATCAAGAATGTGTTCGGAGACCATGCTCGAAAGGTGATGATCAGTTCCACCAAGAGCATGACCGGCCATGCCCTCGGGGCTGCCGGCGGCCTCGAGGCAGTGTATGCCCTCATGGCCATGGAGCGGGGGGAAGTCCCGCCGACCATCAACTATCACGAACCGGACCCCGAGTGTGACCTTGACTACGTTCCAAACGAAGGGCGGCGCGGCCAAGTCCGTATGAGCATGTCCAACTCTTTCGGTTTCGGCGGGACCAACGCCACTTTGCTGTTCAGAAAGGTCTGA
- the ribD gene encoding bifunctional diaminohydroxyphosphoribosylaminopyrimidine deaminase/5-amino-6-(5-phosphoribosylamino)uracil reductase RibD, which produces MAGHKRFMQRALDLARRGEGRTGPNPPVGAILVKDGQIVGEGFHPRAGDPHAEIFALRHAGGAARGSDLYVTLEPCSHRGRTGPCAEALLDAGIRRAFIGTQDPNPLVQGRGMSLLRKGEIPVESGLLEAECRRLIAPFAKHVTTGLPYVILKSAVTLDGHTATSAGDSQWISGDDSRTLVHRLRDRVDAIMVGIGTVLHDDPRLTTRLPEGGKDPLRVVVDGRLEIPEEALVLRGDSAASTLVATTARASRDKVERLRALGAEVLLLGEDEGRVDLSELMGCLGQRGIQSLLLEGGGRLNAAAIREGLVDRMMVFVAPLLLGGNDGQGIFSGCGVRRLADALRLDDVRITSVGVDTLIEGEVKGCSPV; this is translated from the coding sequence ATGGCTGGCCACAAGCGGTTCATGCAGCGGGCCCTTGACCTTGCTCGTCGCGGAGAGGGACGAACCGGTCCCAACCCTCCCGTAGGAGCCATTCTGGTCAAGGACGGGCAGATCGTCGGGGAAGGGTTTCATCCCAGGGCGGGAGACCCTCATGCCGAGATTTTCGCCCTCCGCCATGCGGGGGGGGCAGCCCGCGGAAGCGACCTCTATGTGACTCTCGAACCGTGTTCCCACCGTGGACGCACCGGGCCCTGTGCCGAGGCTCTTCTCGATGCTGGGATCCGGCGGGCTTTCATCGGAACCCAAGACCCCAACCCCCTGGTTCAAGGACGGGGGATGTCCCTCCTGCGCAAAGGTGAGATCCCGGTCGAGTCCGGCCTTCTCGAAGCGGAGTGCCGGCGCCTGATCGCCCCTTTTGCCAAGCATGTCACTACCGGACTTCCCTACGTGATCCTCAAGAGCGCCGTGACCCTCGACGGTCACACGGCCACCTCCGCCGGTGATTCCCAGTGGATCAGCGGGGACGATAGTAGGACCCTCGTCCATCGTCTTCGGGACCGGGTTGACGCCATCATGGTCGGCATCGGCACAGTGCTGCACGATGACCCGCGCCTGACAACCCGCCTCCCGGAGGGGGGAAAGGATCCGCTGCGTGTGGTGGTCGACGGACGTCTTGAAATCCCCGAGGAGGCCCTCGTACTTCGTGGCGACTCCGCCGCATCGACCCTCGTTGCAACAACGGCCCGTGCATCCCGCGACAAGGTCGAGCGCCTGAGAGCCCTAGGCGCCGAGGTGCTTCTGCTCGGCGAAGATGAGGGCCGGGTCGATCTCTCCGAACTGATGGGGTGTCTTGGGCAAAGGGGAATTCAAAGTCTCCTGCTCGAAGGAGGGGGCCGCCTGAACGCCGCCGCCATACGTGAAGGCCTTGTCGACCGGATGATGGTCTTTGTCGCACCGCTCCTGCTGGGCGGCAACGACGGGCAGGGGATTTTCTCAGGGTGCGGGGTTCGACGATTGGCAGATGCTCTGCGTCTGGACGATGTCAGGATCACTTCCGTTGGCGTCGATACTCTTATTGAGGGGGAGGTCAAGGGATGTTCACCGGTCTGA
- the nrdR gene encoding transcriptional regulator NrdR — translation MKCPFCGFADTKVIDSRLGKEGNNIRRRRECIDCERRFTTYERVEESLPLVVKKDGRREPFDRTKIIAGMQRACEKRPVSIGTIEKVVDRLEVTLQESGDKEIESSRLGEAVMVALQGIDEVAYVRFASVYRQFKDINEFMSELSEILAKGGDRSPS, via the coding sequence ATGAAATGTCCCTTTTGCGGGTTTGCCGACACCAAGGTTATCGATTCCCGTCTCGGCAAGGAAGGGAACAACATTCGCCGCCGGCGCGAGTGCATCGACTGCGAGCGGCGTTTCACCACCTATGAAAGGGTCGAGGAGAGTCTTCCCCTGGTCGTCAAGAAGGACGGAAGACGGGAGCCTTTCGATCGCACCAAGATCATTGCCGGGATGCAAAGGGCCTGCGAAAAGCGACCTGTTTCCATCGGTACAATCGAGAAGGTGGTGGACCGCCTCGAGGTGACCCTCCAGGAGTCCGGGGACAAGGAGATCGAGTCCTCAAGGCTTGGGGAGGCGGTCATGGTGGCGCTGCAGGGCATCGATGAGGTCGCCTACGTTCGATTCGCCTCTGTCTACCGGCAGTTCAAGGATATCAACGAGTTCATGTCGGAATTGTCCGAAATCCTCGCCAAGGGCGGCGATCGGTCCCCCTCCTGA
- a CDS encoding DUF177 domain-containing protein, with amino-acid sequence MRLRIEDIKEKGLTLDFVEDPSEYPVLSEMAKKGEGDFRTEVRTHVRAQRIGDLVEIDGRVETTARLACSRCLQDFEKPLSGGFSLAFVRELPAVHDEEGGEEVEVSAEEMGLVLFEGDEIDLKDTVQEQVVLALPVRPLCSNQCPGLCAKCGADLKHGECGCDRVSGSLKFAALKDFKVNKDRN; translated from the coding sequence GTGCGCCTACGCATCGAGGACATTAAAGAGAAGGGTCTCACCCTCGATTTTGTTGAAGACCCCAGCGAATACCCGGTTCTGTCCGAAATGGCAAAGAAGGGGGAGGGGGACTTTCGAACCGAAGTACGCACCCACGTGCGGGCCCAGCGGATCGGTGACCTGGTCGAAATAGACGGGCGGGTAGAGACCACCGCTCGGCTGGCTTGCAGTCGATGCCTCCAGGATTTCGAGAAACCCCTCTCGGGCGGATTTTCACTCGCCTTCGTGAGGGAACTTCCTGCGGTTCACGACGAAGAGGGCGGCGAGGAAGTCGAGGTCTCTGCCGAGGAGATGGGTCTTGTTCTGTTCGAGGGGGATGAGATCGACCTGAAGGACACAGTTCAGGAACAGGTGGTTCTCGCCCTGCCTGTGCGCCCCCTCTGTTCCAATCAATGCCCGGGGCTTTGCGCCAAGTGCGGTGCCGACCTCAAACATGGCGAGTGCGGGTGCGACCGGGTGTCGGGCAGTCTGAAATTCGCGGCCCTCAAGGACTTCAAGGTAAACAAAGATCGCAATTAA
- the glyA gene encoding serine hydroxymethyltransferase — MIAQFDPEIAASIRRETERQEYSLEFIASENFVSELVLEAQGSVLTNKYAEGYPGKRYYGGCEFVDVAEQLAIDRAKELFGAEHANVQPHSGSQANMAVYFTVCQPGDTVLGMNLAHGGHLTHGSPVNFSGKLFNIVPYGVKKETGTIDYEEVERLAEEHRPKLIVVGASAYPRTIDFAAFRRIADKVGAMVMVDMAHIAGLVATGQHPSPVPHAEFVTTTTHKTLRGPRGGMILCREGFAKKINSNIFPGIQGGPLMHVIAAKAVAFKEALSAEFKDYSAQVVKNASALAEGLVKRGFNLVSGGTDNHLMLLDFSGTELTGKVAEETLEKAGITVNKNAVPFDTRSPFVTSGIRIGTPATTSRGLKELEMALVAEWIDRALENVGNDAALAEIRQEIRQLCERFPLYAHRLR, encoded by the coding sequence ATGATAGCCCAGTTCGATCCGGAAATTGCTGCTTCGATTCGCCGCGAGACCGAGCGCCAGGAGTACAGCCTCGAGTTCATCGCCTCGGAAAACTTTGTCAGCGAGCTGGTTCTGGAGGCTCAGGGGTCTGTCCTGACCAACAAGTATGCCGAGGGTTACCCGGGCAAGAGGTACTACGGCGGCTGCGAATTCGTCGACGTGGCAGAGCAGTTGGCCATTGACCGCGCCAAGGAGCTTTTCGGGGCCGAACATGCCAATGTCCAGCCCCACTCCGGGTCCCAGGCCAACATGGCGGTCTATTTTACGGTCTGCCAGCCGGGCGACACGGTTCTCGGGATGAATCTCGCTCACGGAGGCCACCTCACCCACGGCTCGCCCGTCAACTTTTCCGGGAAACTGTTCAATATCGTTCCCTACGGGGTCAAGAAAGAAACCGGGACGATCGACTACGAAGAAGTGGAGCGGCTTGCAGAAGAGCACCGCCCGAAACTTATCGTCGTCGGTGCCAGCGCCTATCCCCGGACCATCGATTTCGCCGCCTTCCGGAGGATCGCCGACAAGGTCGGTGCCATGGTCATGGTCGATATGGCTCATATCGCCGGGCTGGTCGCAACCGGCCAGCACCCGAGTCCGGTTCCCCATGCTGAATTCGTCACCACCACGACCCACAAGACCCTGCGCGGACCCCGGGGAGGAATGATTCTTTGCCGTGAGGGGTTCGCCAAAAAAATCAACAGCAATATCTTCCCCGGTATTCAGGGCGGCCCCCTGATGCATGTCATCGCGGCCAAGGCGGTGGCGTTCAAGGAAGCGCTTTCTGCCGAATTCAAGGATTACTCCGCCCAAGTGGTGAAGAACGCCAGCGCTCTCGCCGAGGGGCTGGTCAAGCGCGGGTTCAATCTCGTTTCCGGCGGGACCGACAATCACCTCATGCTGCTCGATTTCTCCGGAACGGAGCTGACCGGCAAGGTCGCCGAGGAAACCCTTGAAAAGGCCGGTATTACTGTCAACAAAAACGCCGTCCCCTTCGACACCCGTTCACCCTTTGTGACCAGCGGCATCCGCATCGGCACTCCGGCCACGACCAGTCGCGGCCTCAAGGAGCTGGAAATGGCACTGGTCGCCGAGTGGATCGACCGGGCTCTTGAAAACGTGGGCAACGACGCCGCCCTTGCCGAGATCCGGCAGGAAATTCGCCAGCTTTGCGAGCGCTTTCCCCTTTATGCCCACCGCCTGAGGTAA
- the rpmF gene encoding 50S ribosomal protein L32 — MAVPKKKTSKSKRDMRRSHDALTAPGISICSQCKEPKQPHRVCASCGTYKGKDILGTEE, encoded by the coding sequence ATGGCAGTACCAAAAAAGAAAACATCAAAATCCAAACGTGACATGCGCCGTTCCCACGACGCCCTGACAGCGCCCGGAATTTCCATCTGTTCCCAGTGCAAAGAGCCGAAACAGCCTCACCGGGTCTGCGCCAGTTGCGGGACCTACAAAGGGAAAGACATCCTCGGCACCGAAGAATAA
- the plsX gene encoding phosphate acyltransferase PlsX, producing the protein MVVAVDAMGGDNAPAVEVEGAVAAARKWGIPIVLVGDSSRIEQELSNHSAEGLDISIRHASQVVGMHDSPSDAVRKKKDSSIRVAFNLAKTGEAHAVVSAGNSGATMAAGMFVLKRLPGIDRPAIATIMPNLKDQTLVLDVGGNVDCKPQHLAQFAFMGEVFVRHVLKKSNPRVGLLSNGEEESKGNELTREAHRFLKKAPFNYLGYIEGRDIYNGSVDVVVCDGFVGNVVLKVSEGLAEALGTMLSKEIRQHPLAKIGYLLSRGAFKSFKKKVDYAEYGGAPLLGIEGTGIIAHGGSSPRALMNAIGQARDYVASKVNEKLVGQLSQVAGDDIECPERSNGAGKVLEGGNVSGPKGVAG; encoded by the coding sequence ATTGTCGTTGCCGTGGATGCCATGGGGGGGGACAACGCACCAGCCGTAGAGGTTGAGGGTGCTGTTGCCGCCGCCAGGAAATGGGGCATTCCAATCGTATTGGTCGGGGATTCTTCCCGGATCGAACAGGAACTCAGTAACCATTCTGCAGAAGGGCTGGACATAAGCATCCGGCATGCCAGCCAGGTCGTGGGGATGCACGACTCGCCCTCTGACGCCGTTCGCAAAAAAAAGGACTCCTCTATTCGGGTCGCCTTCAATCTGGCGAAGACGGGAGAGGCTCACGCGGTGGTCAGTGCCGGTAACTCCGGGGCCACCATGGCGGCCGGGATGTTTGTTCTGAAGCGCCTTCCCGGGATCGATCGTCCCGCCATCGCCACCATTATGCCCAATCTCAAGGACCAGACCCTGGTTCTCGACGTGGGCGGAAACGTGGATTGCAAGCCTCAGCACCTCGCCCAGTTCGCTTTTATGGGTGAGGTCTTCGTACGTCACGTACTGAAGAAGTCCAACCCGAGGGTCGGCCTCCTGTCGAACGGCGAGGAGGAGTCCAAGGGGAACGAATTGACCCGCGAGGCGCATCGGTTCCTCAAGAAAGCCCCCTTTAATTATCTGGGGTACATCGAGGGTCGGGACATCTACAACGGCTCGGTCGATGTCGTCGTGTGTGACGGGTTCGTCGGAAATGTCGTCCTGAAGGTGTCTGAAGGTCTCGCCGAGGCCCTGGGTACGATGTTGAGCAAAGAGATCCGTCAACACCCCCTGGCTAAGATCGGCTATCTTCTATCCCGCGGAGCCTTCAAGTCTTTCAAGAAGAAGGTGGACTACGCCGAATACGGCGGGGCGCCCCTGCTCGGGATCGAGGGTACGGGTATCATCGCCCATGGCGGATCGAGTCCGAGGGCCTTGATGAACGCCATCGGCCAGGCCAGGGATTATGTGGCCAGCAAGGTCAATGAAAAGCTTGTTGGACAGTTGAGTCAGGTTGCAGGGGATGACATCGAATGCCCCGAGAGGTCGAACGGGGCAGGCAAGGTGCTGGAAGGTGGAAACGTCTCTGGCCCCAAAGGAGTAGCAGGTTGA
- the acpP gene encoding acyl carrier protein, giving the protein MASTAEKVKQIVAEQLGVDEEQVVDGASFMDDLGADSLDTVELVMALEEEFDIEISDEDAEKIQTVKNAIDYIAENA; this is encoded by the coding sequence ATGGCTTCAACTGCTGAAAAAGTGAAACAGATCGTTGCGGAACAACTTGGGGTGGATGAGGAGCAGGTTGTCGATGGGGCGTCTTTTATGGACGACCTGGGGGCGGATTCCCTCGACACCGTTGAACTGGTAATGGCTCTCGAAGAGGAGTTCGATATCGAGATCTCCGACGAGGACGCCGAAAAAATCCAGACCGTCAAAAACGCTATCGACTACATCGCAGAAAACGCCTAA
- a CDS encoding riboflavin synthase, whose amino-acid sequence MFTGLIEDLGVLREVRKQGERGSLVVSANIPASEFRLGESIAVNGVCLTVSSFGEGNFTADVSPETLLRTTLGGLPPCIPVNLERAVRLCDRLGGHLVTGHVDGVARILKREKDRNAVRFSISLPGDLARYVVEKGSIAVDGISLTVNRVFPENFSVSIIPHTLAETALKEKGAGDKVNLETDILGKYVERLLTGGTASAGAGIDLDFLAKHGFM is encoded by the coding sequence ATGTTCACCGGTCTGATCGAAGATCTGGGCGTTCTGCGGGAGGTGCGCAAGCAGGGCGAGAGAGGATCCCTGGTCGTCTCGGCCAACATTCCCGCTTCAGAATTCCGACTGGGTGAGAGTATTGCGGTCAATGGGGTCTGCCTGACGGTGTCCTCCTTTGGCGAGGGCAACTTTACCGCAGACGTCTCTCCCGAAACCCTTCTGCGAACCACTCTGGGGGGATTGCCGCCGTGCATACCCGTAAACCTGGAGCGAGCGGTGCGCTTGTGCGATCGCCTCGGCGGGCACCTTGTGACGGGACACGTGGACGGCGTCGCCAGGATCCTGAAGCGGGAGAAGGACCGCAACGCCGTGCGCTTTTCCATCTCTCTGCCTGGCGACCTGGCGCGGTATGTCGTGGAAAAGGGTTCAATCGCAGTGGACGGCATCAGCCTGACCGTCAACCGGGTTTTCCCGGAGAATTTCTCCGTCTCGATCATTCCCCATACCCTCGCCGAAACGGCGCTGAAGGAGAAGGGGGCCGGTGACAAGGTGAATCTTGAAACGGATATCCTCGGCAAATACGTGGAACGCCTCCTGACCGGAGGGACGGCCTCCGCCGGGGCGGGGATCGACCTCGATTTCCTTGCCAAGCATGGATTTATGTGA
- the fabG gene encoding 3-oxoacyl-[acyl-carrier-protein] reductase encodes MPKDKVAVVTGASRGIGLSIAKALAAQGARIVAVDIYQEATEKVVAQFKADGTEAIAVKANVTLTEDVEQIITAAMDAFGRVDILVNNAGITRDGLLLRMKDQDWDAVLSVNLKGAFLCSRAASKVMSKQRFGRIVNIASVVGQMGNAGQANYCASKAGLIGLTKSNARELARRNVTVNAVAPGFIATEMTEILPEKTKQELAAQIPLGSLGTAEDVANAVVFLASEKAGYVTGQVLGVNGGMYM; translated from the coding sequence ATGCCGAAAGATAAAGTCGCCGTCGTCACGGGCGCCTCTCGGGGGATCGGCCTGAGCATCGCCAAGGCTCTGGCCGCCCAGGGTGCGCGGATCGTCGCCGTAGACATCTACCAGGAAGCTACCGAAAAGGTGGTCGCTCAATTCAAGGCGGACGGGACCGAGGCCATCGCGGTCAAGGCCAACGTCACTCTCACCGAGGACGTCGAACAGATCATCACTGCGGCCATGGATGCGTTTGGACGGGTAGATATCCTGGTAAACAACGCCGGGATAACCCGTGACGGGCTATTGCTGCGGATGAAGGACCAGGATTGGGATGCTGTTCTCTCCGTCAACTTGAAGGGGGCCTTTCTCTGCAGTCGGGCCGCTTCCAAGGTGATGTCCAAGCAGCGCTTCGGAAGGATCGTCAATATCGCTTCGGTGGTGGGGCAGATGGGAAATGCCGGGCAGGCCAATTATTGCGCCAGCAAGGCCGGCTTGATAGGACTGACCAAGTCCAACGCCCGGGAACTGGCTCGCCGCAACGTCACCGTGAACGCTGTTGCTCCCGGGTTCATCGCCACCGAAATGACCGAAATTCTGCCTGAGAAAACAAAACAGGAACTGGCGGCCCAGATCCCTCTGGGGAGCCTTGGTACCGCTGAAGATGTGGCGAACGCCGTTGTGTTTCTTGCCTCGGAAAAGGCCGGGTACGTCACCGGGCAGGTTCTGGGTGTTAACGGCGGAATGTATATGTAA
- a CDS encoding beta-ketoacyl-ACP synthase III — MKKARIVGTGSYVPEKVLTNHDLEKFLDTSDEWITSRTGIRERHVAAEGENTSDLATEAARRAMDMAGIGAEEIDLILVGTITGDFPWPATACLVQDNLGACNAAAFDISAACSGFVFALDAGVNYIKAGAAQNVLVIGAEILTRVVDWEDRNTCVLFGDGAGAVVLQGQEGESGVLSTHLHSDGSYWELLYQAGFGTRIQPTEQGIKDRIPYLKMQGNEVFKMAVRSLSDVAVEALETNGFVSSDIDMFIPHQANRRILEATAKRLKLKDEQVYINVDRFGNTSGASIPLALDEANRAGKIAEGDLLLFDAFGGGFTWASALVRW; from the coding sequence TTGAAAAAAGCTCGGATAGTCGGTACCGGGTCTTATGTTCCGGAAAAAGTTCTGACCAATCATGATCTAGAGAAATTTCTCGATACCAGCGATGAGTGGATCACCAGCCGTACCGGTATCCGCGAAAGACATGTCGCCGCTGAGGGGGAAAACACCTCCGATCTGGCCACCGAGGCTGCACGTCGGGCGATGGATATGGCGGGCATTGGGGCGGAGGAGATCGACCTGATCCTCGTCGGCACCATCACCGGCGACTTTCCCTGGCCGGCCACGGCGTGTCTGGTGCAGGACAATTTGGGCGCCTGCAACGCTGCCGCTTTCGACATCTCCGCAGCCTGCAGCGGTTTTGTCTTCGCTCTCGATGCGGGGGTCAACTACATAAAAGCCGGGGCGGCCCAGAACGTACTCGTCATCGGTGCCGAAATCCTTACGAGGGTCGTGGACTGGGAAGACCGCAACACCTGTGTTCTTTTTGGCGACGGGGCTGGGGCAGTGGTCCTGCAGGGGCAGGAGGGCGAGAGCGGGGTTCTCTCAACCCATCTCCACTCCGATGGATCCTATTGGGAACTCCTCTACCAGGCCGGATTCGGCACCCGCATTCAGCCCACTGAACAGGGCATCAAGGATCGCATTCCTTACCTCAAAATGCAGGGGAACGAGGTGTTCAAAATGGCTGTCCGTTCCCTTTCGGACGTGGCCGTAGAGGCTCTCGAAACCAACGGATTCGTATCCAGCGACATCGACATGTTCATTCCGCACCAAGCCAACCGGCGCATTCTCGAAGCGACCGCCAAGAGATTGAAGCTGAAGGACGAGCAGGTTTATATCAACGTCGATCGCTTTGGGAACACCTCCGGCGCCTCGATTCCTCTTGCCCTTGACGAGGCCAACCGGGCCGGCAAGATTGCCGAGGGCGACCTGCTTCTGTTTGATGCCTTCGGCGGAGGATTCACTTGGGCCTCAGCCCTGGTTCGCTGGTAG
- a CDS encoding cytidine/deoxycytidylate deaminase family protein has product MTRPSWEEYFMDIARLVAKRSTCLRRRVGAVVVKDKNILATGYNGTPSGITHCEEVGCLRQRLNVPSGERHELCRGLHAEQNAIIQAAKHGANISGTTLYCTNSPCVICSKMIINAGIHRIIFLEGYPDDLSTELLRESGVELVPYSNSSGEAKEDAP; this is encoded by the coding sequence ATGACTCGTCCGTCCTGGGAAGAATACTTCATGGATATCGCCCGCCTGGTGGCCAAGCGCTCTACGTGCTTGCGCCGCCGTGTCGGTGCCGTGGTGGTCAAGGACAAGAACATCCTGGCCACGGGGTATAACGGCACCCCTTCGGGGATTACCCACTGTGAGGAGGTCGGCTGCCTGCGCCAGAGGCTCAACGTCCCTTCCGGTGAGCGCCATGAACTGTGTCGTGGACTGCACGCCGAGCAGAACGCCATCATTCAGGCCGCCAAGCACGGCGCTAACATCAGCGGCACGACTCTCTATTGCACAAATTCGCCTTGCGTGATCTGCTCTAAAATGATCATCAATGCCGGTATCCACCGGATCATTTTTCTGGAGGGATACCCCGACGACCTGTCCACCGAACTTCTTCGGGAATCGGGGGTGGAGCTGGTGCCTTATTCAAATTCCTCGGGAGAGGCGAAGGAGGATGCGCCATGA